A portion of the candidate division TA06 bacterium genome contains these proteins:
- a CDS encoding peptidoglycan DD-metalloendopeptidase family protein: MQRKNVSFIAREYRYDKYGNMVKSADPLGNITTYNYGYVPLYSSLYYEGVYLCGIFNQQYGLTKGYSHDPLTGRIISTYNYTADITEASSGTSLNTLSSAYTGDDNEINYAPATGWDVLPPPPGCMAMYTRYSYDGLGRINKIWQPGDRYCPKLPDIDEPSNVYEYYDRGDAAGHPYIIERQKRGNGQDNEYTKIAYIYDSRGNLIQTQRLIDPNDTRAVITSYKYDSHNLNTRQTRPYNGQLARLGTYAAPAWSSLASDSFVYDGLQRPVKTIYPDGNFVSKQYDGNYEINTDANGQITTFQYDPFGNLASVVDAQGSATAYESDCLGRLKTITPPAGNPSSYFYNGLGQLTEMQTPDMGGKKFVYDDAGNLRFMQDANRMGDPNGNWVYYRYDKTGRMTSSGLYKYTGTGDPIFVPSDTGSIEYLQPTTINIYDEYYGYRDTTIGAANASWFSEPSQPDSFIISGNGVSNIIGINATYVRSKNIYATDGTPGSTGITEETEPVDYDTVCFWGKPELFIGKAETDIFSDRWRTYIEPIDLSQFYKSDEDTILGIYLCLHNRNINPSANVVLYRLPYYYYKYYADGYLYCYENPWKIKSTTWLVQPSYGGTDSDVNYENVAEDTLNKYDSMRTVWQTSGCVDSVNISDWAKSWLNGSLLQNGIMISEESDINFYYATVSTYPPYLNIITSDTVPCNITLKPTYPGADYFTVYWTTSELAKCEVQYSTDESYSNVIVSQDEYFNHSITISGLNQNTVYNYRIKAVDKSGNLTFTRGLQFKTGDLPGIAYYMFSRGRPTVSMSEGDTAVFSYDERGRLLAKKTKRSGRSYLERRQYDKQNNLIAFETTSNGTTNYFYNAMGQLSSIVCGDNQLASYTYTAAGACSTEAFGNGVSSIYSYHPRQWLKAAAMTGNSGTMFNHAYQYDANGNLTFDEDNTGLSSSTDRYYAYDPLNRLTYEGSQPGPNAIDVTLPGVVNYGLSYRYDARGNRTSGAGASYSYYPGTNRLQAVTNPDGSQTPYDYDGNGNTVYDGRWQYEYDFQNRQSRVHSEASTSINNINYTYNAAGLRTGSVNSLTQFGGQVASLAATFPEPYEDLVESAPSGDGHDDARDMGTLKVHVNDNFLFFEITHKYLYGTSQGNYENIYIALDTDQKFGSGASWLPDDIKVRVTADNAWERCIVIYDEQNFGICTAEGFRLEKLETDDGKKMKVNYTNGRNSKAIIKVPVALLGNPEKVRFVIVSTMPGAASYKISTACDVLPGGKKSIDSQLLTAYNEYTMPLAPGAVRSTTTTEGYLYDNDGNLMADLDGEKNITKRYVYGLGGKHLAMQINNTGYGPYSNACDDTANISIGGDSSPLTFNFTTDKQQGAFALQVNVGNPSGVGCNAGNFGLYNQGIEVESANYGYVHIWVKPLTAGSWMTFHVWDVKYGDWKTLKGDKDGDMYYEADQDMAVGQWNELWLKLDNNDKEWTQTKVRSFSMHASNNASFIIDGVYTCSRDWKTFYYSCDYLNSPRVMTDATGAVVWRQDYLAFGSEAGTVATGNTHKFTGHIKDDATGQYYAKARYFTTGLGRWSQPEPLLKGVPSKGFLMNSQMLNPYVYCHNNPIKYSDPDGHLPWNEIAAGKNDIRSSFGPRTDPVTKAPARHEGMDVRMQTGTNLRSAAAGTIINVENKTTGYGTNITIQHENGFTTRYGHMNSTSVSVGQQVNEGQTIGTSGSTGKSTGPHLHFEVRQNGAAIDPTTVNLGAYNSYPSDPQAQQTIENLKPWGVEFNKDPAKSKPIPEVQ; encoded by the coding sequence TTGCAACGAAAAAATGTTTCATTTATAGCCAGGGAATACCGTTATGACAAATACGGCAACATGGTAAAAAGCGCTGACCCCTTAGGCAATATAACCACTTACAATTACGGGTATGTTCCGCTATACAGCTCTCTTTATTACGAAGGGGTCTACCTATGCGGTATTTTCAACCAGCAATACGGCCTCACCAAGGGATATTCCCACGATCCTTTGACCGGTAGAATTATTTCCACTTATAATTATACTGCAGACATTACGGAAGCCTCAAGCGGTACAAGCCTAAATACATTAAGTTCCGCTTACACCGGGGATGACAATGAGATCAATTATGCCCCGGCAACCGGCTGGGATGTCCTGCCGCCCCCGCCCGGTTGTATGGCAATGTACACCAGGTATTCATACGATGGCTTGGGCCGGATCAATAAAATATGGCAACCCGGCGACCGGTATTGCCCAAAGCTTCCGGATATTGACGAACCCTCCAATGTCTATGAATATTACGACCGGGGAGATGCCGCCGGCCATCCTTATATAATTGAAAGGCAAAAACGCGGAAACGGCCAAGATAATGAGTATACTAAGATAGCGTATATTTACGATAGCCGGGGGAACTTGATACAAACCCAAAGGTTGATTGATCCAAACGACACCAGGGCGGTCATAACCAGCTACAAATACGACAGCCATAACTTAAATACCCGCCAAACCAGGCCTTATAACGGGCAGTTGGCAAGACTGGGCACCTATGCCGCTCCAGCTTGGAGTTCGCTGGCCAGCGACAGTTTTGTTTACGACGGCCTGCAGCGTCCGGTGAAAACCATTTACCCTGACGGCAATTTTGTTTCCAAGCAGTATGACGGCAATTATGAAATAAACACGGACGCCAACGGGCAAATTACCACTTTCCAATATGATCCCTTCGGAAATCTTGCTTCGGTGGTGGATGCCCAGGGGAGTGCTACGGCATATGAGTCCGACTGTTTGGGCCGCTTAAAAACCATTACTCCGCCGGCCGGCAATCCCAGCAGTTATTTTTATAACGGTCTGGGGCAGTTAACGGAAATGCAAACCCCGGACATGGGCGGCAAAAAATTCGTATACGATGACGCCGGCAACCTGCGTTTTATGCAGGACGCCAACCGGATGGGCGATCCTAACGGTAACTGGGTTTACTACCGGTACGATAAGACGGGAAGGATGACCTCCAGCGGTTTGTATAAGTATACCGGTACCGGGGACCCGATATTCGTTCCGTCCGACACGGGAAGCATTGAATACCTGCAGCCAACCACAATCAACATTTACGATGAATATTACGGGTACCGCGATACGACCATAGGCGCCGCTAATGCCAGCTGGTTCAGTGAGCCGAGCCAGCCGGACAGTTTTATCATAAGTGGAAACGGAGTATCTAATATCATAGGCATAAATGCAACATATGTAAGAAGTAAAAATATATATGCCACTGATGGGACGCCAGGTTCTACAGGAATAACAGAAGAAACCGAGCCCGTTGACTATGATACGGTTTGCTTTTGGGGTAAGCCTGAGTTATTCATTGGTAAAGCAGAAACCGATATCTTTTCAGATAGATGGAGAACATATATTGAACCAATTGATTTATCCCAGTTTTATAAATCCGATGAAGATACGATATTAGGGATATATTTATGCTTGCATAACAGAAACATAAATCCAAGCGCCAATGTTGTTTTATATAGATTGCCATACTATTATTATAAATACTACGCTGATGGCTACCTTTATTGTTATGAAAATCCTTGGAAAATTAAAAGTACAACTTGGCTTGTACAACCGAGCTATGGCGGAACGGACAGTGATGTAAATTATGAAAATGTAGCGGAAGATACATTAAACAAGTACGATTCAATGAGAACCGTTTGGCAAACAAGCGGTTGCGTGGATTCGGTGAATATTTCTGATTGGGCAAAAAGCTGGCTGAATGGAAGTTTGCTGCAAAACGGCATTATGATAAGCGAGGAATCGGATATAAACTTTTATTATGCAACAGTTAGCACTTATCCGCCGTATTTGAATATCATTACATCGGATACCGTGCCATGCAACATTACATTGAAACCCACCTACCCCGGTGCCGATTATTTCACCGTTTATTGGACAACCAGCGAACTGGCGAAATGCGAAGTCCAATATTCAACGGATGAAAGTTATTCTAACGTAATCGTATCACAGGATGAATATTTTAATCACAGCATAACTATTTCCGGTTTAAACCAGAACACGGTTTATAATTACCGCATCAAGGCGGTGGACAAGAGCGGGAATTTAACATTCACGAGGGGTCTGCAGTTCAAAACCGGCGATTTGCCAGGCATAGCATATTACATGTTCTCCCGGGGCAGGCCCACCGTTTCCATGTCCGAGGGCGACACCGCCGTATTCAGCTATGACGAACGGGGCAGATTACTGGCAAAGAAGACCAAACGTTCCGGAAGGTCTTACCTTGAAAGGCGCCAATACGACAAACAGAATAACCTGATCGCCTTTGAAACCACCAGCAACGGAACAACGAATTATTTTTACAATGCCATGGGGCAGCTATCATCTATCGTCTGCGGCGACAACCAGCTGGCCTCCTACACCTACACCGCCGCCGGGGCCTGTTCCACCGAGGCCTTCGGCAACGGGGTGAGCTCAATTTACTCCTACCACCCCCGGCAGTGGCTTAAGGCCGCCGCCATGACCGGAAACTCCGGAACCATGTTCAACCACGCCTACCAGTACGACGCCAACGGCAACCTGACCTTTGACGAGGACAACACCGGGCTAAGTTCCAGCACCGACCGCTATTATGCCTACGATCCCCTTAACCGCCTGACCTACGAGGGCAGCCAGCCCGGGCCGAATGCCATTGATGTCACATTGCCCGGGGTCGTCAATTACGGCCTGAGCTACCGCTACGATGCCCGGGGCAACCGCACTTCCGGGGCCGGAGCCTCCTACTCCTACTACCCCGGCACCAACCGCCTGCAGGCCGTAACCAACCCCGACGGCTCCCAGACCCCCTACGATTACGACGGCAACGGCAACACGGTCTACGACGGGCGCTGGCAGTACGAGTACGACTTCCAAAACCGGCAGAGCCGGGTTCACAGCGAAGCCTCCACCAGCATCAACAACATCAACTACACCTACAACGCGGCGGGCTTAAGGACCGGGTCGGTTAACAGCCTGACCCAGTTCGGGGGGCAGGTGGCCTCCCTGGCCGCCACCTTCCCCGAGCCCTACGAGGACCTGGTGGAGAGCGCGCCCAGCGGGGACGGCCACGACGACGCCCGGGACATGGGAACGCTAAAGGTCCACGTCAACGACAATTTCCTGTTCTTTGAGATCACCCACAAGTATCTCTACGGAACCTCCCAGGGGAACTACGAGAACATCTACATCGCCTTGGACACCGACCAGAAGTTCGGCTCGGGGGCTTCCTGGCTGCCGGATGACATCAAGGTGCGGGTCACCGCCGACAACGCCTGGGAGCGGTGCATAGTCATCTACGACGAGCAGAACTTTGGCATCTGCACCGCCGAGGGATTCAGACTGGAGAAACTGGAGACCGACGACGGCAAGAAGATGAAGGTGAACTACACCAACGGAAGGAACTCCAAGGCCATCATCAAAGTGCCGGTGGCGCTTTTGGGCAACCCGGAGAAGGTCCGGTTCGTGATAGTAAGCACCATGCCGGGGGCGGCCAGCTACAAGATCTCCACCGCCTGCGACGTTCTGCCGGGCGGCAAAAAGAGCATAGACAGCCAGCTGTTGACCGCCTATAACGAGTACACCATGCCGCTGGCTCCGGGGGCGGTGCGGAGCACCACCACCACCGAAGGCTATTTGTACGACAACGACGGGAATTTGATGGCCGACCTGGACGGGGAGAAGAACATCACCAAGCGGTATGTGTATGGGTTAGGCGGCAAGCATTTGGCAATGCAGATCAACAACACCGGCTACGGGCCGTACAGCAACGCCTGCGATGATACGGCCAACATCAGCATAGGAGGCGACTCCTCGCCCCTGACCTTTAACTTTACCACCGACAAGCAACAGGGGGCATTTGCCCTTCAGGTGAACGTGGGCAACCCCAGCGGAGTGGGCTGCAATGCCGGTAACTTTGGGCTTTACAACCAGGGTATAGAGGTGGAAAGCGCCAACTACGGGTATGTGCATATCTGGGTGAAACCACTTACCGCAGGTTCCTGGATGACCTTCCACGTATGGGACGTAAAATATGGCGACTGGAAGACGCTTAAGGGCGACAAGGACGGGGATATGTATTACGAAGCGGACCAGGACATGGCGGTGGGGCAGTGGAACGAACTGTGGCTAAAGTTGGATAATAACGATAAGGAATGGACCCAAACCAAAGTTCGTTCGTTTAGCATGCATGCCAGCAATAATGCTTCGTTCATAATTGACGGGGTGTATACTTGTTCCAGGGATTGGAAGACGTTTTATTATAGTTGTGACTACCTCAATAGCCCCAGAGTGATGACGGATGCTACCGGAGCAGTGGTGTGGAGACAGGATTATCTTGCTTTTGGCAGTGAGGCCGGGACAGTTGCAACGGGTAATACCCATAAGTTTACGGGGCACATAAAGGACGATGCTACGGGGCAGTATTATGCCAAGGCCAGGTATTTCACAACTGGCCTTGGGCGTTGGTCACAACCGGAGCCATTGTTGAAAGGAGTGCCAAGCAAAGGGTTCTTAATGAATTCGCAGATGTTGAACCCATATGTTTATTGCCACAACAACCCAATTAAATATAGTGACCCTGATGGACATTTGCCATGGAATGAAATTGCGGCAGGTAAAAATGATATTAGATCAAGTTTTGGACCACGCACAGATCCTGTTACTAAAGCGCCAGCAAGGCATGAAGGGATGGACGTTAGAATGCAAACAGGGACTAATTTGCGTTCAGCAGCAGCAGGCACCATAATAAATGTTGAAAATAAAACTACAGGCTATGGTACAAATATTACGATTCAACATGAAAATGGTTTTACTACACGGTATGGCCATATGAATTCTACTAGTGTTAGTGTGGGACAACAAGTTAATGAAGGACAAACAATAGGCACAAGTGGTAGTACTGGAAAATCTACAGGCCCTCATTTACATTTCGAAGTTAGACAAAATGGGGCAGCAATAGATCCAACTACTGTTAATTTAGGTGCTTATAATAGTTATCCATCGGATCCACAAGCACAACAAACAATAGAAAACCTTAAACCTTGGGGTGTTGAGTTTAATAAAGACCCTGCAAAAAGTAAACCAATACCTGAAGTGCAATAA
- a CDS encoding RHS domain-containing protein: MQGAASVQVNVDASGYGNFAFPDQGINFSAGNYRWVHIWVKPLTEGSWVSFHCWDSTKAGWRDMNGDKNGDKLFAANEDLELNQWNELWVDLDRNTQGYVGGTVRGVHMHASPGAILRFDGIYTCSRNWSTYYYHTDYLNSPRAMTDADGNVVWRQDYLAFGSEAGTVATGNTHKFTGHIQDAATGQYYAKARFFTTALGRFSQPDPALKGPPGNPQLCNPQLLNPYVYCVNNPLKFNDPSGMVLELAGDLDETKKTLGEIAGKDASALGYNKDGTVTVTATAEQLANNEGLRTIANIAGATEKYQFAVSAEANSNSFGAINESVTKRMEFSTKWATPPAGYAGRTVVASKGSWNALDGSGKVPRMAIAFHELTEVFARSNGKGMYYENVVKNKDGGYGPTSPRSGAHPYAIEREKIWQTQGAVGNNFNGAAQYVP, encoded by the coding sequence ATGCAGGGCGCGGCCTCGGTGCAGGTGAACGTGGACGCTTCGGGCTACGGCAACTTTGCCTTCCCGGACCAGGGAATAAACTTCTCGGCCGGCAACTACCGCTGGGTTCACATCTGGGTAAAGCCTCTTACCGAAGGCTCGTGGGTCAGCTTCCATTGCTGGGACAGCACCAAGGCCGGCTGGCGCGACATGAACGGCGACAAGAACGGAGACAAGCTGTTTGCCGCCAATGAAGACCTGGAGCTTAACCAGTGGAACGAGCTGTGGGTAGACCTGGATAGGAATACTCAGGGGTATGTAGGCGGCACGGTAAGGGGCGTGCACATGCACGCCAGCCCCGGGGCGATTCTTAGGTTTGACGGGATATATACCTGCTCCCGCAACTGGAGCACGTATTACTACCATACGGATTATCTGAATAGCCCCAGAGCCATGACGGATGCGGATGGCAATGTTGTTTGGCGGCAGGATTATCTTGCATTTGGCTCCGAGGCCGGGACGGTTGCAACGGGTAATACCCATAAGTTTACTGGCCACATACAGGATGCAGCGACAGGTCAATATTACGCCAAGGCCCGTTTCTTCACAACAGCGTTGGGCCGTTTTAGTCAACCTGATCCAGCATTAAAGGGCCCGCCAGGCAATCCGCAATTGTGCAATCCCCAGTTATTGAATCCATATGTCTACTGTGTGAACAATCCTTTGAAGTTTAACGATCCTTCGGGGATGGTGCTGGAGTTGGCCGGTGATCTTGATGAGACCAAGAAAACGCTTGGTGAAATAGCCGGGAAGGATGCCAGCGCTTTAGGCTATAATAAAGACGGCACGGTTACAGTTACCGCAACTGCAGAACAGCTTGCCAACAACGAGGGCTTAAGAACGATTGCTAATATAGCTGGTGCGACTGAGAAATACCAATTTGCTGTATCGGCGGAGGCGAACTCGAATTCGTTTGGTGCTATTAATGAAAGTGTAACTAAACGAATGGAGTTTAGTACTAAATGGGCTACGCCCCCAGCAGGTTATGCTGGCAGAACGGTTGTTGCCAGTAAAGGTAGTTGGAATGCCCTTGACGGTAGTGGTAAGGTCCCTAGGATGGCAATTGCTTTTCACGAATTGACAGAAGTATTTGCCAGATCAAATGGCAAAGGTATGTATTATGAAAATGTTGTTAAAAACAAGGATGGTGGCTACGGACCAACAAGTCCGAGAAGTGGTGCGCACCCATACGCCATAGAGAGAGAAAAAATATGGCAAACGCAAGGAGCAGTCGGTAACAACTTTAATGGAGCTGCCCAATATGTGCCGTAA